One window of the Bradyrhizobium sp. NP1 genome contains the following:
- a CDS encoding VOC family protein, whose product MSDTLSQSKRHQPAGWPTIIPRIITRDVDGLVGFMRTVFNADCTRRGEGPAELRIGDSIVMVSNGDGLREARSAFLYVYVEDADEIYRRAIKAGAHTVEEPLDMPYGDRRAMVRDAWGNLWQIATHHRQAI is encoded by the coding sequence ATGTCCGACACGCTTTCCCAATCGAAGCGCCATCAGCCGGCAGGTTGGCCAACGATCATCCCGAGGATTATCACCCGCGATGTCGATGGCTTGGTCGGATTTATGAGAACGGTTTTCAACGCCGATTGTACCAGGCGGGGCGAAGGCCCGGCCGAATTGAGGATAGGTGACTCCATCGTCATGGTCAGCAACGGCGACGGCTTGCGCGAGGCGAGGTCGGCATTTCTCTACGTCTATGTCGAAGACGCCGACGAGATTTATCGGCGCGCGATCAAGGCTGGCGCCCACACCGTCGAGGAGCCCCTGGATATGCCCTACGGAGACCGTCGCGCGATGGTGAGAGACGCGTGGGGTAACCTCTGGCAAATCGCGACACATCATCGCCAGGCAATCTAG
- a CDS encoding methyl-accepting chemotaxis protein has protein sequence MFSKFSIRAKITFVVALLLVALAGTGLLAVMKMRAINENTVQITTNWLPSVRVLGELRSGVVSYRNVVREHMLAETLEEKLAAEKTMASLVENNMRLRKNYETMITSPEERALYGEWSKTWDAYKLGADEVLALSRKAAGQPPHEAHTLNKTRVNKIAMDADEILKKDIDLNNQGAETETRNAADSYNTAFMLVVVILGLAVVGGVGAGIYLVRDVSRGIGSIVTPMQALGAGDLSAEVPHRGEKTEIGMMADALQVFKEALIAKKAADEAAAKDAEAKIERGRRVDSITRDFESMIGEIVQTVSSASSQLESSAGTLSSTASRSQQMATAVSAASEEASTNVQSVASATEELSSSITEISRQVQDSARMAGDAVSQARSTTDRVSELSKAATRIGDVVELINTIAGQTNLLALNATIEAARAGEAGRGFAVVASEVKALAEQTAKATGEIGQQIAGIQTATNESVDAIKAISGTIERLSEISSAIAAAVEEQGSATQEISRNVQQAAIGTQQVSSNITDVQRGATETGAASKQVLSAAQSLSGDSSRLRSEVSKFLTSVRAA, from the coding sequence ATGTTCTCCAAGTTTTCGATCCGCGCCAAGATAACCTTTGTCGTGGCGCTTCTCCTCGTCGCGCTCGCCGGCACGGGCCTTCTCGCAGTCATGAAGATGCGTGCGATCAACGAAAATACGGTGCAGATCACGACGAACTGGCTGCCGAGCGTGCGCGTGCTGGGCGAGTTGCGCAGCGGAGTCGTCAGCTATCGCAACGTGGTGCGCGAGCACATGCTGGCGGAGACGCTGGAGGAGAAGCTGGCGGCCGAAAAGACCATGGCGTCACTGGTCGAGAACAATATGCGCCTGCGCAAGAACTATGAGACGATGATCACCTCGCCGGAGGAGCGCGCGCTCTATGGCGAGTGGTCGAAGACCTGGGATGCCTACAAGCTGGGCGCGGATGAAGTGCTCGCCTTGTCGCGCAAGGCGGCCGGCCAGCCGCCGCACGAGGCGCACACGCTCAACAAGACCAGGGTCAACAAGATCGCGATGGACGCGGATGAAATCCTGAAGAAGGATATCGATCTCAACAACCAGGGTGCGGAAACCGAGACACGCAACGCAGCCGATTCCTACAATACCGCCTTCATGCTGGTCGTCGTGATCCTGGGTCTCGCCGTCGTCGGCGGCGTCGGTGCCGGCATCTATCTCGTGCGCGATGTCTCGCGCGGCATTGGCTCGATCGTCACGCCGATGCAGGCGCTCGGCGCCGGCGATCTTTCCGCCGAAGTGCCGCATCGCGGCGAAAAGACCGAGATCGGCATGATGGCCGATGCGTTGCAGGTGTTCAAGGAAGCCCTGATCGCCAAGAAGGCGGCCGACGAGGCGGCGGCAAAGGACGCCGAGGCCAAGATCGAGCGCGGTCGCCGGGTCGATTCCATCACGCGCGATTTCGAGTCGATGATCGGCGAGATCGTCCAGACGGTGTCGTCGGCCTCATCGCAACTCGAATCGTCCGCCGGCACGCTGTCGTCGACGGCTTCGCGCTCGCAGCAGATGGCCACCGCCGTCTCCGCGGCGTCGGAAGAAGCCTCCACCAACGTGCAGTCGGTCGCTTCCGCCACCGAAGAGCTGTCGTCCTCGATCACCGAGATCAGCCGGCAGGTGCAGGACTCCGCGCGGATGGCGGGCGATGCCGTCAGCCAGGCGCGCTCGACCACCGATCGCGTCAGCGAACTGTCGAAGGCGGCCACCCGGATCGGCGACGTGGTCGAACTGATCAACACCATCGCCGGCCAGACCAACCTGCTCGCGCTCAACGCCACCATCGAGGCGGCGCGCGCGGGCGAGGCGGGCCGTGGCTTCGCCGTGGTGGCCTCGGAGGTGAAGGCGCTGGCCGAGCAGACCGCGAAAGCGACCGGCGAGATCGGGCAGCAGATCGCAGGGATTCAGACCGCGACCAACGAGTCGGTGGATGCGATCAAGGCGATCAGCGGCACGATCGAGCGGCTGTCGGAAATCTCCTCGGCGATCGCCGCTGCCGTCGAAGAGCAGGGCTCGGCGACGCAGGAAATCTCCCGCAACGTGCAGCAGGCGGCGATCGGCACCCAGCAGGTGTCGTCCAACATCACCGACGTGCAGCGCGGCGCGACCGAGACCGGCGCGGCCTCCAAGCAGGTGCTCTCCGCGGCACAGTCGCTGTCGGGCGACTCCAGCCGCCTGAGGAGCGAAGTGAGCAAGTTCCTGACCTCGGTGCGCGCCGCCTGA
- a CDS encoding efflux RND transporter permease subunit: MIALVRIALSRPYTFVVLALLLLIVGPLAALRTPTDIFPDIRIPVIGVVWSYTGLPPDQMAGRITSPFQRALTTTVNDIEHIVANSYSGVGIIKIFFQPNVDIRTANAQVTAISQTLLKQLPPGSTPPLILNYSASTVPIIQVALSGEGLTEQNLADIGINQLRTPLVTVPGAAIPYPFGGKQRQVQIDLNSQALQARGLSGQDVANTLAAQNLITPIGTQKIGAFEYTLQLNNSPLKMEDLGNLPIKAVNGAMVYVRDVATVRDGNPPQTNIVHVDGNRSVLMMVLKAGAISTLDIISGIKQKVIEVRDTLPDALKIAFIGDQSIFVRGAISGVAYEGIIAALLTSVMILLFLGSWRSTVIIAISIPLSILGAIIMLSAIGETLNIMTLGGLALAVGILVDDATVTIENINYHLEQGKPVEQSILDGAQQIVTPAFVSLLCICIVFVPMFFLTGVARFLFVPMAEAVMFAMMWSFILSRTLVPTMANYLLQAHVHHAEGEAPPRSRNPLLRFQRGFEARFERVRQGYHDLLSLALSHRPTFVIGFLGFVAVSFLLVPFLGRNFFPAVDAGNILMHVRSQVGTRVEETANQLADVQKAIRKLIPPGELDTLTDNIGMPISGINMTYNNTGVIGPQDGDVQIKLKEGHRPTAEHVKTLREQLPRLFPGMTFSFLPADIVSQILNFGAPAPIDLQIRGANLDANFAYANKLLARIRRIPGVADARLQQSPNNPTFNIDVDRSRAQYVGMTERDVTNALVVNLAGSSQVAPTYYLNPDNGVSYSIVMQTPQYQIDSLGALQTLPITAPGAAQAPILGGIADITRTTSSAVVSQYDIQPMVQIYATPQDRDLGAVAADVRAAIADTAKDVPKGTSVVLLGQVQTMNSAFSGLLFGLLAAVVLIYLLIVVNFQSWSDPFVIITALPAALAGIVWMLFTTQTTLSVPALTGAIMCMGVATANSVLVISFARERYEASGDPVAAALEAGFVRFRPVLMTALAMIIGMAPMALGLGEGGEQNAPLGRAVIGGLVFATFATLMFVPVVFSMVHKKQGAQGAVGLEKSHAH, from the coding sequence ATGATTGCACTGGTCCGCATTGCGCTGAGCCGGCCGTATACTTTTGTCGTGCTGGCGCTGCTCCTTCTGATTGTCGGTCCGCTCGCCGCGCTGCGCACGCCGACCGACATCTTTCCTGACATCCGTATCCCCGTGATCGGGGTGGTCTGGTCCTACACCGGCCTGCCGCCGGACCAGATGGCGGGCCGCATCACCTCGCCGTTCCAGCGCGCCCTGACGACGACCGTCAACGACATCGAGCACATCGTCGCCAATTCCTATAGCGGCGTCGGCATCATCAAGATCTTCTTCCAGCCCAATGTCGACATCCGCACCGCCAATGCGCAGGTCACCGCGATCTCGCAGACGCTGCTGAAGCAGCTGCCGCCCGGTTCGACGCCGCCTCTCATTCTCAATTACAGCGCCTCCACGGTGCCGATCATCCAGGTCGCGCTGTCCGGCGAAGGGTTGACCGAGCAGAACCTGGCCGACATCGGCATCAACCAGCTCCGCACGCCGCTCGTTACCGTGCCGGGCGCTGCGATCCCCTATCCGTTCGGTGGCAAGCAGCGCCAGGTCCAGATCGACCTGAACTCGCAGGCCTTGCAGGCCCGCGGCCTGTCGGGCCAGGACGTCGCCAATACGCTCGCGGCGCAGAACCTGATCACGCCGATCGGCACCCAGAAGATCGGCGCGTTCGAATACACGCTGCAGCTCAACAACTCGCCCTTGAAGATGGAGGACCTCGGCAACCTGCCGATCAAGGCCGTCAACGGCGCCATGGTCTATGTCCGTGACGTCGCCACCGTGCGCGACGGCAATCCGCCGCAGACCAACATCGTCCATGTCGATGGCAACCGCTCGGTGCTGATGATGGTGTTGAAGGCGGGCGCGATCTCGACGCTCGACATCATCTCCGGCATCAAGCAGAAGGTGATCGAGGTCCGCGACACGCTGCCGGATGCGCTGAAGATCGCCTTCATCGGCGACCAGTCGATCTTCGTACGCGGCGCGATCAGCGGCGTCGCCTATGAGGGCATCATCGCGGCGCTGTTGACCAGCGTGATGATCCTCCTGTTCCTCGGGAGCTGGCGCTCCACCGTCATCATCGCGATCTCGATCCCGCTGTCGATCCTCGGCGCGATCATCATGCTCTCAGCGATCGGCGAGACGCTGAACATCATGACGCTCGGCGGCCTCGCGCTCGCGGTCGGCATCCTGGTCGACGACGCCACGGTGACGATCGAGAACATCAACTACCATCTCGAGCAGGGCAAGCCGGTCGAGCAGTCGATCCTCGACGGCGCGCAGCAGATCGTCACGCCGGCCTTCGTGTCGCTGCTCTGCATCTGCATCGTGTTCGTGCCGATGTTCTTCCTGACCGGCGTCGCCCGCTTCCTGTTCGTGCCGATGGCCGAAGCGGTGATGTTCGCGATGATGTGGTCGTTCATCCTGTCGCGCACCCTGGTGCCGACCATGGCGAACTATCTGCTGCAGGCGCACGTCCATCACGCCGAAGGCGAAGCGCCGCCGCGCTCGCGCAATCCGCTGCTGCGCTTCCAACGCGGCTTCGAGGCGCGCTTCGAGCGCGTCCGCCAAGGTTACCACGATCTCCTGTCGCTCGCGCTTTCGCACCGGCCGACCTTCGTGATCGGCTTTCTCGGCTTTGTCGCGGTCTCGTTCCTGCTGGTGCCGTTCCTGGGCCGCAACTTCTTCCCGGCGGTCGATGCCGGCAACATCCTGATGCATGTCCGCAGCCAGGTCGGCACCCGTGTCGAGGAGACCGCCAACCAGCTCGCCGACGTGCAGAAGGCGATCCGCAAGCTGATCCCGCCCGGCGAGCTCGACACGCTCACCGACAACATCGGCATGCCGATCTCCGGCATCAACATGACTTACAACAACACCGGCGTGATCGGCCCGCAGGACGGCGACGTCCAGATCAAGCTGAAGGAGGGGCACCGGCCGACCGCCGAGCACGTCAAGACGCTGCGCGAACAGTTGCCGCGGCTGTTTCCGGGCATGACGTTCTCGTTCCTGCCTGCCGACATCGTCAGCCAGATTCTCAATTTCGGCGCCCCAGCGCCGATCGACCTGCAAATCCGCGGCGCCAATCTCGACGCCAACTTCGCCTATGCCAACAAGCTGCTCGCCCGCATTCGCCGTATCCCGGGCGTGGCGGACGCGCGCCTGCAGCAGTCGCCCAACAACCCGACCTTCAACATCGACGTCGACCGTAGCCGCGCGCAATATGTCGGGATGACCGAGCGCGACGTGACCAATGCGCTGGTGGTCAACCTCGCCGGCAGCTCGCAGGTCGCGCCGACCTATTACCTCAACCCCGACAACGGCGTGTCCTATTCGATCGTAATGCAGACGCCGCAATACCAGATCGATTCGCTCGGCGCGCTGCAGACGCTGCCGATCACGGCGCCGGGCGCCGCGCAGGCGCCGATCCTCGGCGGCATCGCCGACATCACGCGCACCACGTCAAGTGCGGTCGTCTCGCAATACGACATCCAGCCGATGGTGCAGATCTATGCGACGCCGCAGGATCGCGACCTCGGCGCCGTCGCGGCCGACGTCCGCGCCGCCATCGCCGATACCGCCAAGGACGTGCCGAAGGGAACTTCGGTGGTGCTGCTCGGCCAGGTGCAGACCATGAACAGCGCCTTCTCCGGCCTGCTGTTTGGCCTGCTTGCGGCCGTCGTGCTGATCTACCTGCTGATCGTCGTCAACTTCCAGTCATGGTCCGACCCGTTCGTGATCATTACCGCGCTGCCGGCGGCGCTCGCCGGCATCGTCTGGATGCTGTTCACCACCCAGACCACGCTGTCGGTGCCGGCCCTGACCGGCGCCATCATGTGCATGGGCGTCGCCACCGCCAACAGCGTGCTGGTGATCTCCTTTGCGCGCGAGCGCTATGAGGCGAGCGGCGATCCGGTCGCGGCCGCGCTCGAAGCCGGCTTCGTCCGCTTCCGCCCGGTGCTGATGACGGCGCTCGCCATGATCATCGGCATGGCGCCGATGGCGCTGGGCCTGGGCGAGGGCGGCGAGCAGAACGCGCCGCTCGGCCGCGCCGTGATCGGTGGCCTCGTTTTTGCAACGTTTGCCACGTTGATGTTCGTTCCCGTGGTTTTTAGTATGGTCCACAAGAAGCAAGGCGCCCAAGGCGCCGTGGGGTTGGAGAAATCGCATGCCCACTAA
- a CDS encoding efflux RND transporter periplasmic adaptor subunit encodes MPTKERPPVSRRRLGLVGMLAAIALIVVVTIGIRSREEANAKLREWTDDQSIPTVAVASPDAKALNPTLDLPGRLEAYYRAPIFARVSGYLKSWNADIGARVKAGEVIAEIEAPDLDQQLLQARADLASQQASAKLSEATLTRRSSLLASNFVSMQEIDERTADLSNKNAAVKAGQANVERLEALAGYKKITAPFDGVVTARDTDVGALINAGGGSGPAMFVISDIKKLRVYVSVPQTYVPAIKIGAKAVITMPEYPNRTFAATVEASSQSVDVASGTTRMQLGLDNAGGELMPGGYANVRLTLQRDSVPLHIPASALIFNQNGLRVATVGVDDKVLFKAVTITRDLGKEIELASGLSPDDRIIVAPPDGLADGDQVRVAGAKGKPAKVSEREDRKG; translated from the coding sequence ATGCCCACTAAAGAACGCCCGCCGGTATCGCGCCGGAGGCTGGGCCTGGTCGGCATGCTGGCGGCGATCGCGCTGATCGTGGTGGTGACGATCGGCATCCGTTCCCGCGAGGAGGCCAATGCGAAGCTGCGCGAATGGACCGACGACCAGTCGATCCCGACGGTGGCGGTGGCTTCCCCCGATGCCAAGGCGCTCAATCCGACGCTCGACCTGCCGGGACGGCTGGAGGCCTATTATCGCGCGCCGATCTTCGCGCGTGTCTCCGGTTACCTGAAGAGCTGGAACGCCGACATCGGCGCGCGGGTCAAGGCCGGCGAGGTGATCGCCGAGATCGAGGCGCCCGACCTCGATCAGCAGCTCTTGCAGGCGCGCGCCGATCTCGCCAGCCAGCAGGCCAGCGCGAAACTGTCCGAGGCGACGCTGACGCGTCGCAGCTCGCTGCTCGCCTCGAATTTCGTCTCGATGCAGGAGATCGACGAGCGCACCGCCGACCTCTCCAACAAGAACGCCGCCGTCAAGGCCGGCCAGGCCAATGTCGAGCGGCTCGAGGCGCTCGCCGGCTACAAGAAGATCACCGCGCCCTTCGACGGCGTCGTCACCGCGCGCGACACCGACGTCGGCGCGCTGATCAATGCCGGCGGCGGTTCGGGGCCGGCCATGTTCGTGATATCGGACATCAAGAAGCTGCGCGTCTATGTCAGCGTGCCGCAGACCTACGTGCCCGCGATCAAGATCGGCGCCAAGGCCGTGATCACCATGCCGGAATATCCGAACCGGACATTTGCGGCGACGGTGGAGGCGTCCTCGCAGTCCGTCGACGTCGCCTCCGGCACCACGCGCATGCAGCTCGGGCTCGACAATGCGGGCGGCGAGCTGATGCCGGGCGGCTATGCCAATGTGCGGTTGACGCTGCAGCGCGACAGCGTGCCGCTTCACATCCCGGCGAGCGCGCTGATCTTCAACCAGAACGGCCTGAGGGTCGCGACCGTCGGTGTCGACGACAAGGTGCTGTTCAAGGCCGTGACGATCACGCGCGACCTCGGCAAGGAAATCGAGCTCGCCTCCGGCCTGTCGCCCGACGACCGCATCATCGTCGCCCCGCCGGATGGACTTGCCGACGGCGACCAGGTCCGCGTCGCAGGCGCCAAGGGCAAGCCGGCCAAGGTCTCCGAGCGCGAGGACCGCAAGGGGTAG
- a CDS encoding methyl-accepting chemotaxis protein, with protein MRKNLPVTDTEYPISDETLIVSRTDTKGRIVSCNDDFTAASGFATVELIGQPHNIIRHPDMPAEAFENLWETLKTGKPWVGAVKNRRKDGGFYWVLATVSPIREGSRIAGYTSIRTRLPADQRREAEQVYAALREKRRHGYRIDAGIIRRRSPFDRLSIFTGTIKARLTTLVATASIFLLAAGAAPALGVPLVAPILALIGIVAAALLGRQAIRAIQVPMAHLNDTMLNSIQDRFDNRIRIERDDEIGEALRNLQTVQTIVRFSREELKASEQRAAIQRKADMAKLADSFEGAIGEIVETVSAASLHLEGSAGTLSATAARSQQMATTVSSASDGASTNVQSVASATEELSSSVTEISRQVQESSLIAIDAVDQARATTERVSELSKAATRIGDVVELINSIAGQTNLLALNATIEAARAGEAGRGFAVVASEVKALAEQTAKATGEIGQQIAGIQAATGESADAIKAISATIERLSEIAAAIAAAVEEQGAATQEISRNVQQAALGTQQVSSSIADVQRGAAETGTASGEVLTAAQSLSRESSRLKAEVGRFLGSVRAG; from the coding sequence ATGCGCAAAAACCTTCCTGTTACCGACACCGAATATCCGATCAGCGACGAGACGCTGATCGTCTCCAGGACCGACACCAAGGGCAGGATCGTATCCTGCAACGATGATTTCACGGCCGCCTCCGGCTTTGCCACCGTGGAGCTGATCGGCCAGCCCCACAACATCATCCGTCATCCCGACATGCCGGCGGAGGCGTTCGAGAACCTCTGGGAAACGCTCAAGACCGGCAAGCCCTGGGTCGGCGCGGTCAAGAATCGCCGCAAGGACGGCGGCTTCTACTGGGTGCTGGCGACCGTCTCGCCGATCCGGGAAGGCAGCCGGATCGCCGGCTACACCTCGATCCGCACCAGACTGCCCGCAGATCAGCGCCGCGAGGCCGAGCAGGTCTATGCGGCGTTGCGCGAGAAGCGCCGGCATGGCTACCGGATCGATGCCGGCATCATCCGCCGCCGCTCGCCGTTCGATCGCCTCTCGATCTTCACCGGCACCATCAAGGCGCGACTGACCACGCTGGTCGCGACCGCCTCGATTTTCCTGCTGGCCGCCGGTGCCGCGCCGGCGCTCGGCGTGCCGCTCGTGGCGCCCATCCTCGCGCTGATCGGCATCGTGGCCGCTGCGCTGCTCGGCCGGCAGGCGATCCGCGCCATCCAGGTGCCGATGGCCCATCTGAACGACACCATGCTGAATTCCATCCAGGACAGGTTCGACAACCGTATCCGCATCGAACGCGACGACGAGATCGGCGAGGCGCTGCGCAACCTGCAGACCGTGCAGACCATCGTTCGATTCAGCCGCGAGGAGCTGAAGGCGAGCGAGCAGCGCGCCGCGATCCAGCGCAAGGCCGACATGGCGAAGCTCGCCGACAGTTTCGAAGGCGCGATCGGCGAGATCGTCGAGACCGTGTCGGCGGCGTCATTGCACCTCGAAGGCTCCGCAGGCACGCTGTCGGCGACGGCGGCGCGCTCGCAGCAGATGGCGACCACGGTTTCGTCGGCGTCGGACGGCGCTTCCACCAACGTGCAGTCGGTCGCTTCCGCCACCGAAGAGCTGTCGTCCTCGGTCACCGAGATCAGCCGCCAGGTGCAGGAATCGAGCCTTATCGCCATCGACGCGGTCGACCAGGCGCGCGCCACCACCGAACGCGTCAGTGAATTGTCGAAGGCAGCCACCCGGATCGGCGACGTCGTGGAGCTGATCAACAGCATCGCGGGCCAGACCAACCTGCTGGCGCTCAACGCCACCATCGAGGCGGCGCGCGCCGGCGAGGCCGGCCGTGGCTTCGCCGTGGTCGCCTCGGAGGTGAAGGCGCTCGCCGAGCAGACGGCGAAGGCGACCGGCGAGATCGGCCAGCAGATCGCTGGAATCCAGGCCGCAACCGGCGAATCGGCCGACGCGATCAAGGCGATCAGCGCCACCATCGAGCGGCTGTCGGAAATCGCGGCGGCGATTGCAGCGGCGGTCGAAGAGCAGGGCGCGGCGACCCAGGAAATCTCCCGCAACGTGCAGCAGGCGGCGCTCGGCACCCAGCAGGTGTCGTCCAGCATTGCCGACGTGCAGCGCGGCGCCGCCGAGACCGGAACGGCGTCGGGCGAGGTGCTCACCGCCGCGCAGTCGCTTTCCCGCGAGTCGAGCCGCCTCAAGGCCGAGGTCGGCCGGTTTCTGGGCTCGGTGCGGGCGGGCTGA
- a CDS encoding acetyl-CoA acetyltransferase gives MTTGLQSEHRIPVIVGVGEIVDRPKDVAQGLEPLALLEAALKRAELDAGARLLHEIGSLDVVNFLSWRYRDPEKQLAQRLGINPSHLYYGPVGGESPIRYLHEAAQRIARGECAVAAVCGAEAQSTATKAERAGVTLPWTPFAHDVEEPKRGAAFQKPLAVKLGVYRPITVYPLYESATSAHWGQTPREALAESGELWSRYADAAADNPNAWLKKHFTPAEITTPTAENRLIAWPYTKLMVANPTVNMGGALILTSLAKARAAGIAEDKLIYPLGGASAEEPRDYLLRDQFYESHPQNAVLNAVIDLVGGDGKNFDAIELYSCFPCVPKMARRTLGLGPDVRPTVTGGLTFFGAPLNTYMTHAACAMVRALRGGAKLGLLYGQGGFVTKHHALVVSRTQPRDALKQDTSVQAAADRNKRVVPEFVTAADGKGKVESFTVIYRGKGEVEHGVVMLRTEQDNRTLARIPASDGATLAHLQSMDRTPVGSLGAITMADDGVPEWRVA, from the coding sequence ATGACAACTGGCTTGCAATCCGAACACCGCATTCCCGTCATCGTCGGCGTCGGCGAGATCGTCGACCGGCCAAAGGACGTCGCGCAAGGGCTCGAGCCGCTCGCTCTGCTCGAAGCGGCGCTCAAGCGCGCCGAGCTCGACGCCGGCGCCAGGCTGCTGCACGAGATCGGCTCGCTGGACGTCGTCAACTTCCTGAGCTGGCGCTACCGCGATCCCGAGAAGCAGCTTGCGCAGCGCCTCGGCATCAACCCCTCGCACCTCTATTACGGGCCGGTCGGCGGCGAGAGCCCGATCCGCTACCTGCACGAGGCGGCGCAGCGGATCGCGCGCGGCGAATGCGCGGTCGCCGCGGTCTGCGGCGCCGAGGCACAGTCGACGGCGACCAAGGCCGAGCGCGCCGGCGTCACGCTGCCGTGGACGCCGTTCGCCCATGACGTCGAGGAGCCGAAGCGCGGCGCGGCGTTCCAGAAGCCGTTGGCGGTGAAGCTTGGCGTATACAGGCCGATCACGGTCTATCCGCTCTATGAATCCGCGACATCAGCGCATTGGGGCCAGACGCCGCGCGAGGCGCTCGCCGAGTCAGGCGAATTGTGGTCGCGCTACGCCGATGCGGCGGCTGACAATCCCAATGCCTGGCTGAAGAAGCACTTCACGCCGGCAGAGATCACGACGCCGACGGCCGAAAACCGCCTGATCGCCTGGCCCTACACCAAGCTGATGGTCGCCAATCCGACCGTCAACATGGGCGGCGCGCTGATCCTGACCAGCCTTGCGAAGGCGCGCGCCGCCGGGATCGCCGAGGACAAGCTGATCTATCCGCTCGGCGGCGCGTCGGCCGAGGAGCCGCGCGACTACCTGCTGCGCGACCAGTTTTATGAAAGCCATCCGCAGAACGCCGTGCTGAATGCGGTGATCGATCTGGTCGGGGGCGACGGCAAGAATTTCGACGCGATCGAGCTCTATAGCTGCTTCCCCTGCGTGCCGAAGATGGCGCGCCGCACGCTCGGGCTTGGCCCCGACGTCAGGCCGACCGTCACCGGCGGGCTGACCTTCTTCGGCGCACCACTCAACACCTATATGACGCACGCGGCCTGTGCGATGGTTCGCGCCTTGCGTGGCGGCGCAAAGCTCGGCCTGCTCTACGGCCAGGGCGGCTTCGTCACCAAGCACCACGCGCTGGTGGTCTCGCGCACGCAACCGCGCGATGCGCTGAAGCAGGATACCAGCGTGCAGGCGGCAGCCGACCGCAACAAGCGCGTCGTTCCGGAATTCGTCACCGCGGCGGACGGCAAGGGCAAGGTCGAAAGCTTTACCGTGATCTATCGCGGCAAGGGCGAGGTCGAGCATGGCGTCGTCATGCTGCGCACCGAACAGGACAACCGCACGCTGGCGCGCATTCCCGCAAGCGACGGCGCGACGCTCGCGCATCTTCAGAGCATGGACCGTACGCCGGTCGGATCGCTGGGCGCGATCACCATGGCGGACGATGGCGTGCCGGAGTGGCGCGTCGCTTAG
- a CDS encoding nitronate monooxygenase — protein sequence MKSPICDMLGIEFPLLAFSHCRDVVAAVSRAGGFGVLGATVHSPETLERELKWIDDHVDGKPYGIDVLIPENISTAGEKNVTWKSLEARIPREHRDFTRDLLKKNGIELTTSEVTADQPQPFDGATALKLLEVSFRHPIRLIANALGVPPKEMIEMGKKHGVPVAALVGAKEHALRQVAAGVDILVVQGTEAGGHCGEVSTMVLVPEVIKAIREIRDVPVLAAGGIMTGRQMAACMAMGAAGAWTGSVWLATVESETSEIFREKMIAASSRDAVRSKGRTGKPARQLRSVWTDAWDRSEGSPGALPMPLQSIISRDAFEAIDRSAAAGNPRARDLVSYFVGQGVGLIDSVKSAGAVVQEFKEDFAEAVEHMNALVAE from the coding sequence ATGAAATCGCCGATCTGCGACATGCTGGGAATCGAATTCCCCCTGCTCGCCTTCAGCCATTGTCGCGACGTGGTTGCCGCCGTCAGCCGCGCCGGCGGCTTCGGCGTGCTCGGCGCCACCGTGCATTCGCCCGAAACGCTCGAGCGGGAGCTGAAGTGGATCGACGACCACGTCGATGGCAAGCCTTACGGCATCGACGTGCTGATTCCTGAAAACATCTCGACCGCAGGCGAGAAGAACGTCACCTGGAAGAGTCTCGAGGCGCGCATCCCGAGGGAACATCGCGACTTCACCCGCGACCTCCTGAAGAAGAACGGCATCGAGCTGACGACGTCGGAGGTCACCGCCGACCAGCCGCAACCGTTCGATGGGGCAACCGCGCTGAAGCTGCTCGAGGTCTCGTTCCGCCACCCGATCCGCCTGATCGCCAATGCGCTCGGCGTTCCGCCGAAGGAAATGATCGAGATGGGCAAGAAGCACGGCGTGCCGGTGGCGGCGCTGGTCGGCGCCAAGGAGCATGCGCTGCGCCAGGTCGCGGCCGGCGTCGACATCCTCGTCGTGCAGGGCACCGAGGCCGGCGGCCATTGCGGCGAGGTCTCCACCATGGTGCTGGTGCCCGAGGTGATCAAGGCGATCAGAGAGATCCGCGACGTGCCGGTGCTTGCCGCCGGCGGCATCATGACCGGACGTCAGATGGCGGCCTGCATGGCGATGGGCGCCGCCGGCGCGTGGACCGGCTCGGTGTGGCTTGCCACGGTGGAATCCGAGACATCGGAAATCTTCCGCGAGAAGATGATCGCGGCCTCCTCGCGCGATGCGGTACGCTCGAAGGGGCGGACCGGAAAGCCGGCCCGGCAGTTGCGCTCGGTCTGGACCGACGCCTGGGACCGCAGCGAGGGAAGTCCCGGCGCGCTGCCGATGCCCTTGCAGAGCATCATCAGCCGCGACGCCTTCGAGGCGATCGACCGCTCGGCGGCGGCCGGCAACCCCCGGGCGCGCGATCTCGTCAGCTATTTCGTCGGCCAGGGCGTCGGCCTGATCGACAGCGTGAAGTCGGCAGGCGCGGTAGTGCAGGAGTTCAAGGAAGATTTTGCCGAGGCCGTCGAGCATATGAACGCGCTGGTGGCGGAGTAG